In Herpetosiphon gulosus, one genomic interval encodes:
- a CDS encoding glycosyltransferase family 4 protein encodes MQRVAFCTPVNPVESGISDYSEELLPYLGQYVDLTLVVDPEVQPTNQQLLAKLPIIRISDLAKQHTRQPFDAIIYHMGNSPAHSRFWQSLQSLPGIVVLHDYVLHHLMLWHAANRLKNVTSYRQLIQHYYAENGTSIAQRMERGQLGDAVFDFPLSEPVIAQASSLIAHSQYVLDRVQQQRLNLATSLVPMGVPLLPPPDRLAARQALQLPADIPIWASFGHINPYKRIEQALQAFAQFRRNYPDARYILVGSVSPSYDLKALLQRLQLGESVQVTGYVDHADFNRYVAAADLCFNGRYPSAGETSASLLRLLGAGRAVLVSDIATFSELPADVVAHVPVDRDEVALIAAYAQRLWADVALREAMETNARRYVAEKHSLPLAARGYADHLSRVQGWPRLEPQREPLWDINTVTIHHSIAQTIGHKAAQLGLVDDDAPLLDRLAARLRNLLA; translated from the coding sequence ATGCAGCGTGTGGCTTTTTGCACCCCAGTCAATCCAGTTGAATCGGGTATTTCGGATTATAGCGAGGAATTATTGCCCTACTTGGGGCAGTATGTTGATCTGACCTTGGTGGTTGATCCTGAGGTTCAGCCGACCAATCAACAACTACTCGCGAAACTGCCGATTATCCGCATTAGCGATTTAGCCAAGCAGCATACGCGGCAACCCTTCGATGCAATTATCTATCATATGGGCAATAGCCCTGCCCACAGTCGTTTTTGGCAAAGTTTGCAAAGCTTGCCTGGAATTGTGGTGCTACACGATTATGTCTTACACCATTTAATGCTTTGGCATGCTGCCAATCGCTTGAAAAATGTCACAAGCTACCGCCAATTAATCCAGCACTATTATGCTGAGAACGGCACAAGCATTGCCCAACGTATGGAGCGTGGTCAACTTGGCGATGCAGTATTCGATTTTCCGCTTTCTGAGCCAGTTATCGCCCAAGCCAGCAGCCTGATTGCCCATAGCCAATATGTGCTTGATCGAGTGCAGCAACAGCGTCTCAATTTGGCGACTTCGCTGGTTCCAATGGGTGTGCCCTTGCTGCCACCGCCTGATCGATTGGCTGCGCGTCAAGCGCTCCAATTGCCCGCCGACATTCCAATTTGGGCCAGTTTCGGCCATATCAACCCTTATAAACGGATTGAACAGGCACTTCAGGCTTTTGCCCAATTTCGCCGTAACTATCCCGATGCACGGTATATTTTAGTTGGTAGCGTCTCGCCGAGCTACGATCTCAAGGCCTTGCTCCAACGTTTGCAGCTTGGCGAAAGCGTCCAAGTCACGGGCTATGTTGATCATGCTGATTTTAACCGCTATGTTGCGGCGGCTGATCTTTGTTTCAATGGGCGCTACCCTTCGGCTGGCGAGACTTCGGCCAGTTTGTTGCGCTTGTTGGGTGCTGGCCGCGCAGTGTTAGTTAGCGATATTGCTACATTTAGCGAATTGCCCGCCGATGTGGTGGCGCATGTTCCCGTCGATCGCGATGAAGTTGCCTTGATCGCGGCCTATGCCCAGCGTTTATGGGCCGATGTTGCCCTACGCGAGGCCATGGAAACCAATGCCCGCCGTTATGTCGCCGAAAAGCATAGTTTGCCCTTGGCCGCGCGAGGCTATGCCGATCACCTGAGCCGCGTGCAGGGCTGGCCGCGCTTGGAACCGCAACGTGAGCCATTGTGGGATATTAATACCGTCACCATCCACCATTCAATCGCCCAAACGATTGGTCATAAAGCTGCCCAACTTGGCTTAGTTGATGACGATGCGCCGTTGCTTGATCGTTTGGCGGCGCGGCTACGAAATTTATTGGCATAA
- a CDS encoding molybdenum cofactor guanylyltransferase produces MMAELGCVIIAGGKARRFGSDKRRLRLWGEHGLTLLEHTLAVAQTMSNQVVISLNDPTEWPELSVPLLQDAVPDAGPLAGIVAGMRQLATEWTLVLAADLPLLSTGLLQELLNLPRHSLAVVPQRQADSQQRGGWEPLCALYQRACLPHFEQALTTGQYRLTQLIEQLQPQVWPITSTSPWYQHLHNLNRLDDLHQLAAVKVL; encoded by the coding sequence ATGATGGCTGAGCTTGGTTGTGTAATTATTGCTGGCGGCAAGGCGCGACGTTTTGGTAGTGATAAACGCCGCCTGCGGTTGTGGGGCGAGCATGGCCTAACCTTGCTCGAACATACGCTGGCAGTTGCTCAAACGATGTCCAATCAAGTTGTCATAAGCTTAAACGATCCGACTGAGTGGCCTGAATTAAGTGTGCCATTGCTTCAAGATGCTGTGCCTGATGCTGGCCCGCTGGCCGGAATTGTAGCGGGCATGCGCCAACTTGCGACTGAATGGACGTTGGTGTTAGCCGCCGATTTGCCCTTACTCTCAACCGGATTGTTACAAGAATTGCTGAATCTGCCACGCCATAGCTTGGCAGTCGTACCGCAACGCCAAGCCGATTCGCAACAGCGTGGTGGGTGGGAACCATTGTGTGCACTCTATCAACGCGCTTGCTTGCCCCACTTTGAGCAGGCGTTGACCACTGGTCAATATCGATTAACCCAACTGATTGAACAACTCCAGCCCCAAGTTTGGCCAATCACCAGCACTAGTCCGTGGTATCAGCATTTACATAATCTCAATCGCTTGGACGATTTGCACCAACTGGCAGCAGTTAAGGTACTATAG